In the genome of Bradyrhizobium arachidis, one region contains:
- a CDS encoding MaoC/PaaZ C-terminal domain-containing protein — MNLEAVRNFRFEPVTQSYTRRDTMLYALGLGFGSDPLDPAQLDFVYEANLKAVPSICCVLAHPGFWAKRPELGIDWLKLLHGEQHFEIHAPMPAEGTVRASYEIVSVADKGAGKGAILHLVKTLDDAISGLKLATVHSVPFLRGDGGCGSFGNVPAEPTALPEQAPSQTQDIATLPQSALIYRLSGDYNPIHADPDAAARAGFDRPILHGLCTLGIATRAVVATLADGRPERLLSLSARFSRPVFPGETIRTEFLSVGGQIRFRSRVIERDVVVLDRGTAVLRD; from the coding sequence TTGAACCTCGAAGCCGTACGAAATTTCCGTTTTGAGCCAGTCACGCAGAGCTATACCCGTCGCGACACCATGCTGTACGCGCTCGGCCTCGGCTTTGGTTCCGATCCGCTTGACCCGGCGCAGCTCGATTTCGTCTATGAGGCAAATCTCAAGGCCGTGCCGTCGATCTGCTGTGTGCTCGCTCATCCCGGGTTCTGGGCGAAACGGCCCGAGCTCGGCATCGATTGGCTAAAGCTCCTGCACGGTGAGCAGCACTTCGAAATTCACGCTCCGATGCCGGCCGAAGGCACGGTGAGAGCCAGCTATGAGATTGTCAGCGTGGCGGATAAGGGTGCAGGAAAAGGCGCGATCCTTCACCTCGTCAAGACACTCGACGACGCCATCAGCGGACTGAAATTGGCGACGGTTCACAGCGTGCCGTTTCTGCGCGGCGACGGTGGCTGCGGCAGCTTTGGCAATGTCCCGGCCGAGCCTACCGCCCTTCCGGAACAGGCCCCCTCGCAGACCCAGGACATCGCGACGCTGCCCCAAAGTGCACTGATCTATCGGCTGAGCGGCGACTACAATCCGATACACGCCGATCCCGACGCCGCCGCAAGGGCCGGCTTTGACCGCCCGATCCTCCACGGCCTGTGCACGCTAGGAATCGCAACGCGCGCGGTCGTCGCCACCCTCGCCGATGGCCGCCCCGAACGCCTTCTCTCGCTATCGGCCCGTTTCAGTCGTCCGGTCTTTCCGGGAGAGACTATCCGAACGGAATTCCTCTCCGTCGGTGGCCAAATCCGCTTTCGCTCACGCGTCATCGAGCGCGACGTCGTGGTGCTCGACCGGGGAACGGCGGTGCTCCGCGATTGA
- a CDS encoding ABC transporter substrate-binding protein yields MILVGLHASQAAAGEKRYGPGVTDTEIKIGNTSPYSGPASAFSMVAKTEEAYFRKVNAEGGINGRRIVFLSYDDAYSPPKTVEQTRRLVESDEVLLVFNALGTAANSAVQKYLNVRKVPQLFVSSGAAKWNDPQNFPWTMGFTPSYETEGYIYARYVLRERPTAKIAIFFQNDDFGKDYLRGIRKALGDKAASMIVAEEAFDVSEPTIDTHLVKLKATGADVLFDIATPKFAAQAIKKVSELGWKPLHLLSYVSASIGSVIKPAGFEHAQGLISAAYFKDPNDPAWVDDSGLKELNRFLDGYFPGADRSDTLIVNGYNTAQALVHLLKQCGDDLTRENVMRQAAQLKEVELGMLLPGIRLNTSPGDFAPVKQWQLMRFEGANWHLFGDVMSGEMKN; encoded by the coding sequence GTGATCCTGGTTGGTCTGCACGCAAGTCAGGCCGCGGCTGGAGAGAAGCGATATGGACCGGGTGTCACCGACACCGAGATCAAGATCGGCAACACGTCGCCCTATAGCGGCCCGGCGTCCGCCTTCAGCATGGTCGCCAAGACCGAGGAGGCCTACTTCCGCAAGGTCAACGCGGAGGGGGGCATCAACGGCCGGCGCATTGTCTTCCTGTCATACGACGACGCGTACTCGCCGCCGAAGACGGTCGAACAAACGAGGCGGCTGGTCGAGAGCGACGAGGTTCTGCTGGTCTTCAACGCGCTCGGCACCGCGGCCAACTCGGCCGTGCAAAAATATCTGAACGTCAGGAAGGTGCCGCAATTGTTCGTCTCGAGCGGAGCGGCCAAATGGAATGATCCTCAGAACTTCCCCTGGACGATGGGATTTACCCCAAGCTACGAGACCGAGGGCTACATCTACGCAAGATACGTGCTGCGGGAACGGCCGACGGCGAAGATCGCGATCTTCTTTCAGAACGACGACTTCGGAAAGGACTACCTCAGGGGGATCAGGAAGGCGCTCGGCGACAAGGCCGCTTCAATGATCGTCGCGGAGGAAGCCTTCGACGTGTCGGAGCCGACGATCGATACGCACCTCGTCAAGCTGAAGGCGACCGGCGCGGACGTGTTGTTCGACATTGCGACACCGAAATTTGCGGCGCAGGCGATCAAGAAGGTGTCGGAGCTCGGCTGGAAGCCGCTGCATCTTCTCAGCTATGTCTCGGCATCGATCGGAAGCGTGATCAAGCCCGCAGGATTCGAGCACGCGCAAGGCCTGATCTCGGCAGCCTATTTCAAGGATCCGAACGACCCCGCGTGGGTGGACGATTCCGGCCTCAAGGAGCTCAACCGATTTCTGGACGGCTATTTTCCAGGCGCTGATCGCAGCGATACGCTGATCGTGAACGGCTACAACACGGCGCAGGCGCTCGTCCATCTGCTGAAGCAGTGCGGCGACGATCTCACGCGCGAGAACGTGATGCGGCAGGCGGCCCAGCTGAAAGAGGTCGAATTGGGCATGCTGCTTCCCGGCATCCGCTTGAATACGTCACCGGGCGATTTCGCCCCGGTGAAGCAATGGCAGTTGATGCGCTTCGAGGGAGCGAACTGGCATCTGTTCGGCGACGTCATGAGCGGCGAAATGAAGAACTAG
- a CDS encoding SDR family oxidoreductase yields MGRLCAGRVAIVTGAGRGLGREYALMLAEQGSKVVVNDLGSTAAGEGADLSPAQEVVDEIRRAGGEAIMNGSDVSNWAGAKALIDAAIDAFGRLDVLINNAGILRDRMMVNMTEAEWDAVIKVHLKGTFAPSHHAAQYWRQETKKQGAPVSARLINTSSASGLFGNVGQSNYGAAKAGIAAFTIISAMELRQYGITVNAIAPRAQTRMTEGLRERTEEEIKRRNPRWVAPIVVWLASEESKDVTGRVFEAGDGILKVAEGWHAGPGIDPVEDPNELGPQVAKLMQEARPNADIWGRDIVS; encoded by the coding sequence ATGGGACGACTATGCGCCGGGCGGGTTGCGATCGTGACGGGTGCCGGCCGCGGGCTCGGTCGCGAATACGCGCTGATGCTGGCAGAGCAGGGCTCTAAGGTCGTCGTCAACGATCTCGGCAGCACTGCTGCGGGTGAGGGCGCCGATCTCTCGCCCGCACAAGAGGTTGTCGATGAGATCAGGCGCGCCGGCGGCGAAGCCATCATGAACGGCAGCGACGTCAGCAACTGGGCCGGCGCCAAGGCGCTGATCGATGCCGCCATCGACGCTTTCGGCCGGCTCGACGTTCTCATCAACAACGCGGGTATTCTGCGGGATCGCATGATGGTCAACATGACCGAGGCGGAATGGGACGCGGTGATCAAGGTGCATCTCAAAGGTACCTTCGCCCCGTCTCACCACGCCGCGCAGTACTGGCGCCAGGAAACCAAGAAGCAGGGAGCGCCGGTCAGCGCCCGCCTGATCAATACCTCGTCGGCCTCCGGATTGTTCGGCAATGTCGGCCAGAGCAACTATGGGGCTGCGAAGGCCGGTATCGCCGCCTTCACCATCATCAGCGCGATGGAGCTCCGCCAATACGGCATCACGGTGAATGCGATCGCGCCGCGCGCGCAGACCCGCATGACCGAAGGATTGCGTGAGCGCACCGAGGAGGAGATCAAGCGACGGAATCCGCGTTGGGTCGCGCCGATCGTGGTCTGGCTCGCGAGCGAAGAGTCAAAAGACGTGACTGGTCGCGTATTCGAGGCCGGCGATGGGATTCTCAAGGTCGCAGAGGGCTGGCACGCGGGCCCGGGAATTGACCCGGTCGAGGATCCCAACGAACTCGGCCCTCAGGTGGCGAAACTGATGCAGGAAGCGCGGCCCAACGCCGATATCTGGGGGCGCGACATCGTCTCATGA
- a CDS encoding enoyl-CoA hydratase/isomerase family protein has translation MGLAISTKSFECTIDGGLAHIALDQPARGNPIDGDFCREFGLAIAELSERADVRAVLLSARGRLFSVGGDLMALVKQGDALPATIKAWTADLHVALARMVRMRSPVVAAVHGNVAGGSVSLMAAADLVVMAESAKISAAFSRIGFSPDSGSTTTVTRRIGVARARRFFLLGETLDAATALSLGLVDFVVPDAAVRTEAAQLAKEFAAGPTEAFGAIKRLFSQTADRSFESQLEEEAQTLAAMSRTADAQEGVRAFVEKRKPVFSGR, from the coding sequence ATGGGACTGGCCATATCGACCAAGAGCTTTGAATGCACCATCGACGGTGGTCTTGCCCATATCGCTCTGGATCAGCCCGCCCGTGGCAACCCGATCGATGGTGACTTCTGCCGCGAATTCGGCCTGGCGATTGCTGAGCTGAGCGAGCGTGCCGACGTGCGGGCCGTGCTGCTATCCGCCCGTGGGCGATTGTTCAGTGTGGGCGGCGACCTGATGGCGCTGGTGAAGCAGGGCGACGCGCTGCCTGCAACGATCAAGGCCTGGACCGCCGATCTTCACGTCGCGCTCGCAAGGATGGTGCGCATGCGGTCCCCCGTTGTCGCAGCAGTTCATGGCAACGTCGCGGGCGGCAGCGTATCGCTGATGGCGGCCGCGGACCTCGTGGTGATGGCGGAATCGGCGAAGATCTCGGCTGCCTTCTCCAGGATTGGCTTCAGCCCGGACAGTGGGTCGACCACGACCGTTACGCGGCGCATCGGCGTCGCGCGCGCAAGGCGGTTTTTCCTGCTCGGCGAGACGCTCGATGCTGCGACGGCGCTGTCGCTCGGATTGGTTGATTTCGTCGTTCCGGATGCTGCGGTGCGGACCGAGGCTGCGCAGCTCGCAAAGGAATTTGCGGCTGGCCCGACCGAGGCGTTTGGCGCGATCAAGCGTCTGTTTTCGCAAACGGCCGATCGGTCGTTCGAGAGCCAGCTCGAGGAGGAGGCGCAGACGCTCGCCGCGATGTCGCGAACGGCCGATGCGCAGGAAGGCGTCAGGGCCTTCGTCGAGAAGCGAAAGCCGGTGTTTTCCGGACGATGA
- a CDS encoding SDR family oxidoreductase has protein sequence MFDAAVLKGKRILVTGGGTGLGKEMSVGFAAHGAHVYICGRRKEVLDQAVRDIAERSGGTVSALLANVRDPDSIEAMMSSIWAEGPLTGLVNNAAANFLAPTESLSPRGYEAVRSTVMDGSFYASLACGKRWIAAGLPGSIISNLVTWVWTGSAYVVPSAMAKAAVHAMTMSLAVEWGPKGIRVNAIAPGPFPTEGAWDKLNPLAETGVGATQAEEVPLRRFGKMDELRNLLIFLMSDGSSYITGDTISIDGGHHLAAPSTFAGLSKLSATDWQRAREAIQASVQKEKQARSI, from the coding sequence ATGTTCGATGCTGCTGTGCTCAAGGGAAAGCGCATCCTGGTTACGGGCGGAGGGACTGGCCTCGGCAAGGAGATGTCAGTCGGTTTCGCCGCCCACGGCGCTCACGTCTACATCTGCGGGCGGAGGAAAGAGGTTCTCGATCAGGCCGTGCGCGACATCGCCGAACGGTCAGGGGGAACGGTCTCCGCGCTGCTTGCCAACGTGCGTGATCCCGACAGCATAGAGGCTATGATGTCCAGCATCTGGGCGGAGGGGCCGCTCACCGGGCTCGTCAACAATGCCGCGGCCAACTTCCTCGCCCCCACTGAAAGCCTCTCGCCGCGCGGCTACGAGGCGGTCCGCTCCACGGTGATGGATGGCTCGTTCTATGCCTCGCTTGCCTGCGGCAAGCGGTGGATCGCCGCGGGCCTCCCAGGCAGCATCATCAGCAATCTGGTCACCTGGGTGTGGACCGGATCGGCCTATGTGGTGCCCTCGGCGATGGCGAAGGCCGCCGTGCACGCCATGACCATGTCGCTCGCGGTCGAGTGGGGACCCAAGGGGATCCGCGTCAATGCCATCGCGCCTGGCCCGTTCCCGACTGAGGGGGCGTGGGACAAGCTCAATCCGCTCGCCGAGACGGGCGTCGGCGCGACCCAGGCCGAGGAGGTGCCGCTGCGCCGTTTCGGCAAGATGGATGAGCTGCGCAATCTCCTGATCTTCCTGATGTCGGATGGCTCAAGCTACATCACGGGGGACACGATCAGCATCGATGGCGGGCATCATTTGGCCGCGCCGAGCACTTTTGCGGGGCTTTCAAAACTCTCGGCGACCGACTGGCAGCGTGCGCGCGAAGCCATTCAAGCGTCGGTCCAGAAGGAGAAACAGGCGCGCTCGATCTGA
- a CDS encoding aromatic ring-hydroxylating oxygenase subunit alpha — protein MNAFQRMNTALMVDEARQIFKVSRQAFVDPDILEAERARIFDKCWLYLGHASELPKSGDFVTRQVGGRSILFARDAKGGLRAMFNTCPHRGAQVCREKHGNAKSFQCFYHGWVFGLDGALRSQPGEASYAPDFKERSTSNMQPVPRFETYRDFCFVCFDRNAETLDTYLGPVKEYLDIIGDQAETSMTIVGGTQEYSMRANWKLLTENSIDGYHALTTHATYFDYLKATNGGLVPVPLEGAARDLGNGHAVLEYKAPWGRPVAQWVPMWGDDGKREIDRLYQGLVTRFGEERAKRIALYNRNLFVFPNLVVNDIMAVTIRTYYPQAPDFMTVSAWALAPREETDWARKYRLFNFLEFLGPGGFATPDDVEALEQCQRGFRNATEAQWNDISKGMGKETPAYDDELQMRAFWSNWNKHVFAASA, from the coding sequence ATGAATGCGTTCCAGCGAATGAACACGGCGCTGATGGTCGACGAGGCCAGGCAGATCTTCAAGGTCTCCCGCCAGGCTTTCGTCGACCCCGACATTCTCGAGGCCGAGCGCGCGCGCATCTTCGACAAATGCTGGCTCTATCTCGGCCATGCCTCCGAGCTTCCCAAGTCCGGCGATTTCGTCACCCGCCAGGTCGGCGGGCGCAGCATTCTGTTTGCGCGCGACGCCAAGGGAGGCTTGCGCGCCATGTTCAACACCTGTCCGCATCGCGGCGCGCAGGTCTGCCGCGAGAAGCACGGCAACGCAAAGTCCTTCCAGTGCTTCTATCACGGCTGGGTCTTTGGGCTCGACGGCGCGTTGCGCAGTCAGCCCGGCGAGGCTTCCTATGCGCCTGATTTCAAGGAGCGCAGCACGTCCAACATGCAGCCGGTGCCGCGGTTCGAAACCTACCGCGATTTCTGTTTCGTATGCTTCGACCGGAACGCCGAGACGCTCGACACTTATCTCGGCCCGGTCAAGGAATATCTCGACATCATCGGCGACCAGGCCGAAACCAGCATGACCATCGTCGGCGGCACGCAAGAATACTCGATGCGCGCCAACTGGAAGCTGCTCACCGAAAACTCGATCGACGGCTATCACGCACTCACCACCCACGCGACTTATTTCGATTACCTCAAAGCCACCAATGGCGGCCTCGTGCCGGTGCCGCTGGAGGGTGCCGCGCGCGATCTCGGCAATGGACATGCAGTGCTGGAGTACAAGGCGCCGTGGGGACGTCCGGTCGCACAATGGGTTCCGATGTGGGGCGACGATGGCAAGCGCGAGATCGACCGGCTCTACCAGGGACTTGTGACCCGCTTCGGCGAGGAGCGCGCCAAGCGCATCGCGCTCTACAATCGCAATCTGTTCGTGTTCCCCAACCTCGTCGTCAACGACATCATGGCCGTGACGATCCGCACCTATTATCCGCAGGCGCCTGATTTCATGACCGTCAGCGCATGGGCGCTGGCACCACGGGAAGAGACCGACTGGGCGCGCAAGTACCGCCTGTTCAATTTCCTTGAATTCCTGGGCCCCGGCGGCTTCGCGACGCCCGACGACGTCGAGGCGCTGGAGCAGTGCCAGCGCGGCTTCCGCAACGCCACGGAGGCGCAGTGGAACGACATTTCAAAAGGCATGGGCAAGGAGACGCCCGCTTATGACGACGAGTTGCAGATGCGCGCGTTCTGGTCGAACTGGAACAAGCACGTCTTCGCGGCATCGGCGTGA
- a CDS encoding aromatic-ring-hydroxylating dioxygenase subunit beta: MQNITRDDVEDFLFAEAELLDEWRLPEWLELFTDDAIYYVPSTDVPADSSPDKNLFYVADDRFRLSERVKRLMKRTAHAEFPHSRTRHLVSNVRIRSRGDSEMEVAAAFITYRTKDGVTDTYFGSNRYRLVTDNGRLRIKEKRCLLDSEGLRTQGRVSIIL; encoded by the coding sequence ATGCAGAATATCACCCGAGACGACGTCGAGGATTTCCTGTTCGCCGAGGCCGAACTGCTTGACGAATGGCGGTTGCCGGAATGGCTCGAACTGTTCACGGACGACGCCATCTATTACGTACCATCCACCGACGTTCCCGCGGACTCCTCGCCCGACAAGAACCTGTTTTACGTGGCCGATGACCGCTTTCGCCTCAGCGAACGCGTCAAGCGCCTGATGAAGCGTACCGCGCACGCCGAATTTCCCCATTCGCGGACGCGGCACCTGGTCAGCAATGTGCGGATCCGGAGCCGCGGTGACAGCGAGATGGAGGTCGCCGCCGCCTTCATCACCTATCGCACCAAGGATGGCGTCACCGATACCTATTTCGGCAGCAACCGGTATCGGCTGGTTACCGACAATGGGCGCCTCCGCATCAAGGAGAAGCGCTGCCTGCTCGACAGCGAAGGGCTGCGCACGCAAGGGCGCGTCAGCATCATCCTCTAG
- a CDS encoding amidohydrolase family protein: MVEAIDTHTHFVPRHIPADSARNPLWPSVELRDASAAVMVGGKVFRVIDSRSWDARRRLDDMAIDDVQIQVLSPMPELLSHWFPPADADALCRHVNEGIAALCADHPRHFVGIGMVPMQDVALAVRHMDDIRLLGLRGIEIGTHINGVPLGDVRLDDVYAAAEQGGLIVMIHPLHPLGLDRMGGRPELAAVAAFPLETAFAAVSLMTGGVLERFPSLRILLSHGGGALSWLLPRLGHAFGMGPPLESLFARNPTEIARSFYYDTILYDGAALQYLADKVGTNQLVVGSDYPFTIKQDKPAQFAEQVLSVARAELSANAKRLFALR; this comes from the coding sequence TTGGTCGAAGCGATCGACACCCATACTCATTTCGTCCCGCGGCACATTCCGGCGGACTCCGCCCGCAATCCGCTCTGGCCCTCGGTTGAGCTGCGGGACGCATCGGCCGCCGTCATGGTCGGCGGTAAGGTGTTTCGGGTGATCGATTCCCGAAGTTGGGACGCGCGCCGCCGGCTCGACGATATGGCGATCGACGACGTCCAGATTCAGGTCCTCTCGCCCATGCCGGAATTGCTGTCACACTGGTTTCCACCTGCCGACGCGGACGCGTTGTGCCGCCATGTCAACGAGGGGATTGCCGCGCTATGCGCGGACCATCCGCGGCATTTCGTCGGCATTGGAATGGTTCCCATGCAGGATGTCGCGCTTGCCGTGCGGCACATGGACGACATCAGATTGCTTGGTCTGCGCGGCATCGAGATCGGCACGCACATCAACGGCGTGCCGCTCGGCGACGTGCGCCTCGATGACGTCTATGCCGCGGCGGAGCAGGGCGGGTTGATCGTGATGATCCATCCGCTGCATCCTCTCGGGCTTGATCGAATGGGCGGTCGCCCAGAGCTTGCGGCTGTGGCCGCATTTCCATTGGAGACGGCTTTCGCCGCCGTGTCATTGATGACCGGCGGTGTGCTCGAGCGCTTTCCCTCCTTGCGAATCCTGCTCAGCCATGGTGGCGGCGCGCTGTCCTGGCTATTGCCGAGATTGGGCCACGCTTTTGGGATGGGACCACCGCTGGAGAGCCTGTTTGCAAGGAATCCGACAGAGATCGCTCGATCCTTCTACTACGACACGATTCTCTACGACGGTGCGGCGTTGCAATACCTGGCCGACAAGGTCGGCACGAATCAGCTCGTTGTGGGATCGGATTATCCGTTCACGATCAAGCAGGACAAGCCTGCGCAATTCGCCGAACAAGTCCTGTCTGTTGCGCGTGCGGAGCTATCCGCCAATGCGAAGCGGCTGTTTGCGCTCCGGTAG
- a CDS encoding Bug family tripartite tricarboxylate transporter substrate binding protein — translation MRVRDAIVLCLITVSIAASGWRQAAAESYPSRRINLIVPFPAGSATDAVTRRLAESIRIETGATVLIENKPGADGNLAALAVLKAEADGYTVFVTTNSTQAANINLFNAMPYDPAADFAPVAGIMTIPMMLAVKPEFPAQSVAEFIAMAKTREKPLSFGSGNTSSRGAAELFRARAGINMQHVPYRGMPQALTDVLAGEIDCVFADPASAQGLIQDGRLRVLAVTSSDRLAGMPDVPTLAQAGLSGAELTAWVGVFVRTGTASDIVAKLSQVVLAFVNNKETADYLESVGAKPFPAGADRLKAFEEADTRRWAEIVAIAKIEKK, via the coding sequence ATGCGAGTTCGGGATGCGATCGTTCTGTGCCTGATCACCGTGTCGATCGCGGCGTCCGGATGGCGGCAGGCCGCAGCGGAATCATACCCGTCGCGACGCATCAATCTCATCGTGCCGTTTCCGGCAGGCAGTGCAACCGATGCCGTGACGCGGCGTCTTGCCGAAAGCATTCGCATCGAGACCGGTGCGACCGTGCTGATCGAGAACAAGCCGGGAGCCGATGGCAATCTGGCGGCGCTTGCGGTTCTGAAGGCTGAGGCGGACGGTTACACCGTGTTCGTCACCACGAACTCGACGCAAGCGGCCAATATCAACCTGTTCAACGCGATGCCCTATGATCCCGCGGCGGACTTTGCGCCCGTGGCGGGGATCATGACCATTCCGATGATGCTGGCCGTCAAGCCGGAGTTTCCGGCACAGAGCGTCGCGGAGTTCATCGCCATGGCGAAGACGCGCGAGAAGCCACTCTCATTCGGAAGCGGCAACACGTCGAGTCGGGGTGCTGCGGAGTTGTTTCGGGCCAGGGCCGGAATCAACATGCAGCATGTTCCGTATCGCGGGATGCCACAGGCTCTGACGGATGTGCTGGCGGGCGAGATCGATTGCGTCTTCGCCGATCCGGCGAGTGCGCAGGGCTTGATCCAGGATGGTCGGTTGCGCGTCCTTGCCGTGACGAGCAGCGATCGGCTGGCGGGGATGCCCGACGTCCCAACGCTCGCGCAGGCCGGCCTATCTGGTGCCGAGCTGACCGCCTGGGTCGGCGTGTTCGTGCGGACAGGCACCGCGTCCGACATCGTGGCGAAGCTCAGTCAGGTCGTGCTGGCCTTCGTCAACAACAAGGAGACGGCGGACTATCTCGAATCCGTGGGGGCCAAACCGTTTCCGGCCGGAGCCGACCGGCTGAAAGCGTTCGAGGAAGCCGACACACGACGCTGGGCAGAGATCGTCGCGATCGCGAAGATCGAGAAGAAGTAG
- a CDS encoding NAD(P)/FAD-dependent oxidoreductase, translating to MNDIVIAGAGQAGARAAEALRARGFTGSITMIGEEPHPPYERPQLSKSLLQSSDAPVAYIKQAADWTKTLDIRIETGAAAIECDADRRIVSTADGRNFRFDGLLLATGTRPRRLSALEDAQIEVQYLRSVEDALRFRRHIQAKSRIAIVGGGVIGLEAACAAARSGCHVTVIENEERLLARAFPPLVSSLVADRHRGHGVTFVFGATVTGSTSRSVDLSNGAEIAADLVLVGVGVTPSAELAVRLGLPAAEGIAVDACGRTAAPDIFCAGDAALQWSRCHGRAIRVETWANAQNQAISVAANMIGETVEYNDPPWFWTDQYDLNIQVTGDMRDAEHVARGDPNGDRFSIIAMRGAELVGALSVNAAKDMAMLRRVIAANARPRRADLEAPGYDLRSALKSH from the coding sequence ATGAACGACATCGTGATCGCTGGAGCCGGCCAGGCCGGGGCGCGGGCAGCTGAAGCGCTGCGGGCGCGCGGCTTCACGGGCTCGATCACCATGATTGGCGAAGAGCCTCATCCACCCTACGAACGGCCGCAGCTCTCAAAGAGCCTGCTGCAATCTTCTGATGCGCCTGTCGCTTACATCAAGCAGGCCGCAGACTGGACCAAGACACTTGATATCCGCATCGAGACCGGCGCTGCGGCCATCGAGTGCGATGCCGATCGCCGCATCGTGTCGACTGCGGACGGCCGCAACTTCCGTTTCGACGGCCTGCTGCTTGCGACCGGAACGCGGCCGCGGCGGCTCTCCGCGCTGGAAGATGCGCAGATCGAGGTGCAGTATCTGCGCAGCGTCGAGGACGCGCTCCGATTTCGTCGTCATATCCAGGCAAAGTCGCGCATTGCGATCGTCGGAGGCGGCGTCATCGGCCTCGAAGCCGCTTGCGCCGCTGCCAGGAGCGGCTGCCATGTCACCGTGATCGAGAATGAGGAGCGCCTCCTCGCACGCGCGTTTCCGCCTCTGGTTAGCAGCCTCGTTGCCGACAGGCACCGCGGTCACGGTGTCACGTTTGTCTTCGGCGCGACGGTGACCGGAAGCACGTCACGTTCGGTCGATTTGAGCAACGGCGCGGAGATCGCCGCCGATCTGGTTTTGGTCGGTGTCGGCGTCACCCCTTCGGCCGAACTCGCCGTCCGGCTCGGTCTGCCCGCGGCCGAAGGCATTGCCGTCGATGCCTGCGGCCGCACCGCTGCTCCCGACATCTTCTGCGCGGGTGATGCCGCCTTGCAATGGAGCCGATGCCACGGCCGCGCGATCCGCGTCGAGACCTGGGCGAACGCCCAGAACCAGGCGATCTCGGTCGCCGCCAACATGATTGGCGAGACCGTGGAATACAATGATCCTCCGTGGTTCTGGACCGACCAATACGACCTGAACATCCAGGTCACAGGAGATATGCGCGATGCGGAGCATGTCGCCCGCGGCGATCCGAACGGCGATCGGTTTTCAATCATAGCCATGCGTGGCGCCGAGCTTGTGGGTGCGCTCTCGGTGAACGCGGCGAAGGACATGGCGATGCTGCGGCGGGTCATCGCCGCCAACGCAAGGCCGCGGCGCGCCGATCTGGAGGCTCCGGGCTACGACCTCAGATCCGCGCTGAAATCACATTGA
- a CDS encoding MarR family winged helix-turn-helix transcriptional regulator: MVEQPDWDLRLGYLIHDVSRLRRMMFDRALAPLGITRSQWWVLAFISRKDGLPQVQLANELDVGKVAVGALIDRLETSGFVIRQADPVDRRIKRVYVTKQARGFLEKLRKETDKFNARIVNGIDRKQLEAASEALLAMKHNLLAMSDGTETESGEDEEEEAPRSKTRKKRRAAA, translated from the coding sequence ATGGTTGAACAGCCCGATTGGGATCTTCGGCTTGGATATCTCATCCATGACGTATCGCGGCTCAGGAGGATGATGTTCGATCGCGCGCTCGCGCCGCTCGGGATCACACGCTCGCAATGGTGGGTCCTGGCGTTCATTTCGCGCAAGGACGGCCTTCCCCAGGTGCAGCTCGCCAACGAGCTCGACGTCGGCAAGGTCGCCGTCGGGGCCTTGATTGACCGGTTGGAGACATCGGGCTTCGTGATACGGCAGGCCGATCCGGTCGACCGGCGGATCAAGCGCGTCTATGTCACCAAGCAGGCCCGCGGGTTCCTCGAAAAGCTCCGGAAGGAAACCGACAAGTTCAATGCAAGGATCGTCAACGGCATCGACCGCAAGCAGCTGGAAGCTGCTTCGGAGGCCCTCCTTGCGATGAAGCACAACCTTCTGGCCATGTCGGATGGCACGGAGACCGAGAGCGGCGAGGACGAGGAGGAAGAGGCGCCGCGGTCCAAAACCCGGAAAAAACGGCGGGCGGCGGCCTGA